The following are encoded in a window of Pelecanus crispus isolate bPelCri1 chromosome 6, bPelCri1.pri, whole genome shotgun sequence genomic DNA:
- the IFITM10 gene encoding interferon-induced transmembrane protein 10: protein MGVPPLALPSSRNSSAEEAEPEAVLSRICSDSPHPSLAERGDTAAATTERTQDPPLGPPCPFERVAWTPRPPQGPPQDCFACIAKPPALRQASPVLSPSSAVYLMESKSCKGDSLRPAVPCKHSVEKKTMTNPTTVIEIYPDTTEVNDYYLWSIFNFVYLNFCCLGFIALAYSLKVRDKKLLNDLNGAVEDAKTARLFNITSSALATFCIILIFIFLRYPLTDY from the exons ATGGGTGTCCCCCCCCTCgccctcccctcctcccgcAACTCCAGTGCCGAGGAAGCCGAGCCGGAGGCAGTGCTGAGCCGGATATGCAGCGACTCCCCGCATCCCTCCTT GGCAGAGCGCGGTGACACCGCGGCAGCCACCACGGAGAGGACACAGGACCCCCCCCTGGGCCCGCCGTGCCCCTTTGAGAGGGTGGCCTggacccccaggcccccccagggccccccgcAGGACTGCTTTGCCTGCATCGCCAAGCCCCCAGCTCTCCGGCAAGCTTCACCTGTCCTGTCTCCTTCTTCTGCTGTTTATCTCATGGAGAGCAAGAGCTGTAAAGGGGATAGCCTGCGGCCGGCGGTCCCGTGCAAGCACTCAGTGGAGAAGAAGACAATGACCAACCCCACCACCGTCATTGAAATCTACCCCGACACCACCGAGGTGAACGACTACTATCTCTGGTCCATCTTCAACTTCGTATACCTCAACTTCTGCTGCCTCGGCTTCATCGCCTTGGCCTATTCATTGAAA GTCCGGGATAAGAAACTCCTCAATGACTTAAATGGAGCAGTCGAAGATGCCAAGACAGCCCGGCTTTTTAACATCACCAGCTCAGCCCTTGCCACCTTCTGTATCATCCTTATCTTCATCTTCCTGCGATACCCCCTCACTGACTACTAG